From the Planctomycetia bacterium genome, one window contains:
- a CDS encoding CPBP family intramembrane glutamic endopeptidase translates to MNDVPVPKRFDAVQLGPAPLGLVASLLLFGGAGLLLFVATRVAIPLLIRTTGCEGVIAWFAAAGFGVFLPLVIIGWVMLRREGMSDGRRLWSERLRFRRLTAADLGWTQGDLGCALAGLAIVGLGSAATIGALRWWSPDIRLHPSFLAMEPLGPGRYWIFAVWLPFFAINILGEEFLWRGVVLPRQERALGRHAWAANGAGWLLFHLPFGPTILVMLVPVVFLIPYLVQRRGNTWIGVALHAAINGPGFIAVALGGV, encoded by the coding sequence GTGAACGACGTCCCGGTGCCGAAACGATTCGACGCGGTGCAGTTGGGGCCTGCGCCGCTCGGCCTCGTTGCCTCGCTGCTCTTGTTCGGCGGTGCCGGCCTGCTGCTCTTCGTCGCCACGCGCGTGGCCATCCCGTTGCTGATTCGAACGACCGGTTGCGAAGGGGTGATCGCCTGGTTCGCCGCCGCCGGGTTCGGCGTCTTCCTGCCGCTCGTGATCATCGGCTGGGTGATGCTCCGCCGCGAAGGGATGTCCGACGGACGCCGATTGTGGAGCGAGCGGTTGCGCTTCCGACGGCTGACGGCCGCCGACCTCGGCTGGACGCAGGGTGATCTGGGCTGCGCCCTGGCCGGACTGGCGATTGTCGGGCTCGGCAGCGCGGCTACGATCGGGGCCCTGCGGTGGTGGTCGCCCGATATTCGGCTGCATCCGTCGTTCCTGGCGATGGAGCCGCTCGGGCCGGGCCGCTACTGGATCTTCGCCGTGTGGTTGCCGTTCTTCGCGATCAATATCCTGGGCGAAGAGTTCCTCTGGCGAGGCGTCGTGCTGCCCCGGCAAGAGCGGGCGCTCGGCCGCCATGCCTGGGCGGCAAACGGAGCCGGTTGGCTTCTGTTCCACCTCCCCTTCGGACCGACCATCCTCGTGATGCTCGTTCCGGTCGTCTTTCTCATTCCCTATCTCGTTCAGCGGCGCGGCAATACCTGGATCGGCGTCGCGCTGCACGCGGCCATCAACGGTCCCGGCTTCATCGCGGTCGCCCTGGGCGGGGTTTAG